The genome window CGTAAGATTCAGCATTGGAATAAAACTACCCATGAAGTGCAATTTTATATTACTAGTCTGAAGAGTGATGCTAACAAAATTGGGAGTGCTATTCGACAACATTGGGGGATTGAAAACTCTGTTCATTGGACATTGGATGTCACTTTCCATGAAGATGAATCTCGAATTCGTTCTATGCACAGCCCACAAAACTTTGCTTTACTACGTCGCATTGCTCTCAATGCCTTAGACCGAGAACCTACTTTTCGTCGCAGTATTCGACAAAAGTCACGGCGAGCTGCTATGAATAATCTGTACATGGTTTCTGTGTTAGCCGCATCTCTACCAAACTCTTCTCCTTGAGTAGAATCCTCTTGTCAATAGGTTTTGAGATGCGCTAACCCTGATCTGATTTTTCTGGATGTAATCCCTGAAGATGAGGATTTTGCCCAGCCTCAAGTTGTGGATTTAAATCCTGTTGCCATTCGTCTGCCTTAGCATCTGTTGGCCGCCCTTGTTTCTGCATCTGTGCCATGACAAAATTCTCCTTGGCTGTGATTAATACCCTACCTCCTAACTCTTAAGCAGCATCTGCTGTTTCTTTGCTGTTAAGAAATGGAAGTCAGACATTTGTAGCAATACTTTTTGTCTTACTACCAATAAGCCTCAGTCAAATGAAAATGCCGACTGCCAAAAGAAGGAACTAAAAAATTTTCCCTCTTATTATGGTGGTATTTACAAGGTCAAAAGCTTTTTATACTTTGCTAGAACCTCTTTTGCTTAAGCGGAGGGTAGGGAGGATATCAAATAGGCAAATGAACTGTGAAAATGCTGCCTTTCCCTACAGTCGATGAAACGGAGATATTACCTTGATGGGCTTCAACAATTTGACGGGACAAATATAGTCCTATACCGTTACCCGGACGCTGATGCTTACCCTGTCGAAAGCGTTCAAATAAAAGTGATTTTTCTGACCGACTTATGCCAATACCTGTATCCTCTACTTCAATCGTTACTCCTTGAAAAGTGGAACTGAGACGAATTTCTACTGACCCAGCATCAGTGAAACGAATGGCATTACCAACTAAGTTAATTAGTAGTCGGTGTAGTTCTATCCTATCGCCCCGCACTTTTACCGCAGATGGTTGTATGTTGTTTAATTTGGCGTTGAGAGTTAAATTTTTCACAACAGCTAAAGGTTTTAGTTCCCTAACTACTTTTTGACTTAACTCCCACAAGTCAACGAGAAAAAATTACAAATTCTTACATCCTGCTTCATACTGATAAACCTCCAGCATATTTTCAACCATTGACAGTAGCATTTGATTACTTTCAGTAATTTGTTGCAGATATTCTTGGATTTCTGACAATTGTTGACCAAAATTTCCTTTTTGTATCATTCCCAGGAGTTGAATTGCTGAGGTCAACGGAGTGCGTAAATCGTGAGTTATGTTCATCACAAAATCTTCGCGGCGTTGGCAGGCAATTTGATCACGTTGATTGATACTGTGTTTTAACCGGAGGAGCGAGCGCACTCGTGCTAACAATTCTTTTTGCTCTACAGGCTTAATCAAAAAATCGTCAGCACCCGCCTGTAAACCTTGAATGAAAGAGAACTCATCACAATTGGTAACGAGCAAAACGGGTATGAAAGGTAAATCGGAATTCTGCTTAATCTGTTTAGTGATTTCATAGCCATCAATATTTGGCATCAAGGTATCTAATAGCACTAAATCAGGGGGAGATTTGGCAATCTTAATTAAGGCTTCACTATCACTGTCTGTTACTGTTACCCTGTATCCTTGTTGCTTGAGAGTAGATTTTAGCAAGCAAAAATTTTTTGCTGAGTCATCTACCAAAAGGATACTTTCTGTTGAAGTTTGATTCAAAGAGAAAGGTGTCATACACATCCAGTAGATTTATTTAAATCAAGTTTGCTATTTATTTTTTTCTACGTATCTTAACCTTTAGATAGATTTTTAC of Anabaena sp. PCC 7108 contains these proteins:
- a CDS encoding sensor histidine kinase yields the protein MKNLTLNAKLNNIQPSAVKVRGDRIELHRLLINLVGNAIRFTDAGSVEIRLSSTFQGVTIEVEDTGIGISRSEKSLLFERFRQGKHQRPGNGIGLYLSRQIVEAHQGNISVSSTVGKGSIFTVHLPI
- a CDS encoding response regulator, translating into MTPFSLNQTSTESILLVDDSAKNFCLLKSTLKQQGYRVTVTDSDSEALIKIAKSPPDLVLLDTLMPNIDGYEITKQIKQNSDLPFIPVLLVTNCDEFSFIQGLQAGADDFLIKPVEQKELLARVRSLLRLKHSINQRDQIACQRREDFVMNITHDLRTPLTSAIQLLGMIQKGNFGQQLSEIQEYLQQITESNQMLLSMVENMLEVYQYEAGCKNL